A single region of the Desulfurella sp. genome encodes:
- a CDS encoding TIGR00725 family protein: protein MYLIGVIGSQKATEQAKNIAYEVGKLIALNNFVLVCGGLDGVMEAASKGAFEHGGLTVGILPDKDKKNANPYIKIPIASGMGYARNFCIVQSADCLIAIEGSYGTLNEISAALNLQKTVIGIECSWNIEGMKFANSPQEAIELAKKFIFS, encoded by the coding sequence ATGTATCTAATAGGCGTAATAGGCTCTCAAAAAGCTACTGAACAAGCAAAAAATATTGCCTATGAAGTTGGAAAACTCATAGCTTTAAATAATTTTGTGCTGGTTTGCGGCGGTTTAGACGGTGTAATGGAAGCAGCAAGTAAAGGGGCATTTGAACATGGCGGATTAACTGTTGGTATTTTACCTGATAAAGACAAAAAAAACGCAAATCCATATATAAAAATTCCTATTGCATCGGGTATGGGATACGCTAGAAATTTTTGTATAGTACAAAGTGCAGATTGCCTAATTGCTATTGAAGGGAGTTATGGCACATTAAATGAAATCTCTGCTGCACTTAATCTACAAAAAACTGTGATTGGTATTGAATGTTCATGGAATATTGAAGGTATGAAATTTGCAAATAGCCCCCAGGAAGCTATAGAATTAGCTAAAAAATTCATTTTTAGTTAA
- the rpsF gene encoding 30S ribosomal protein S6 translates to MYYDFLYIVQPNVTDEEFDTILSDVVSRIEGSGGKLLKSSIWGKKQLAYPIKKYRQGIYVNLFYEANTTVPKQIESFLALKDDILRQMTVKMLKKDIARLTQGEQKTSTAQENQEQNANN, encoded by the coding sequence ATGTACTACGATTTTCTCTACATTGTTCAACCAAACGTTACAGATGAAGAATTTGATACTATACTTTCAGATGTAGTATCAAGAATTGAAGGCAGTGGTGGTAAGCTTTTAAAAAGCTCCATCTGGGGTAAAAAACAACTCGCCTACCCTATAAAAAAATATAGGCAAGGTATTTATGTAAATCTTTTTTATGAAGCAAATACAACTGTTCCAAAGCAAATTGAAAGTTTTCTTGCACTAAAAGATGATATTTTAAGACAAATGACTGTAAAAATGCTAAAAAAAGATATAGCACGCTTAACCCAGGGTGAGCAAAAAACATCCACAGCGCAAGAAAATCAAGAGCAAAATGCAAATAATTAG
- the dnaB gene encoding replicative DNA helicase, with the protein MKIDTPLKPAKGLTFTSIELPNAYEAEKALLSALFLDNSKIGQALEYITDKHFYDKRNALIFQTMLVLYSQGISFDHIIVANHLGKQLDTIGGMDYLIEITDYLPNISNITHYAKIIYQKSVLRELIFASQEIADVAYSDALDTEEILNFAEKKIFNISTKKTESYKSLNDIGDEIKELIQNLKQRNTEVTGLPTGFIDIDRMLNGFQRGDLIILAARPSMGKTAFAVNIAINMAQRTNLSIGIFSLEMTYRQIALRILSSMSNIEFYKIKSGNLSTSEWNLIVKTIDKARKLRIYIDDSSLITSLDIRTKARKLKIERNIDFLIIDYLQLIEGLKRENRVQEVSEISRSLKILAKELNIPILALSQLNRSVEQRDNKRPMMSDLRESGSIEQDADIVMFIYRDDVYNKKNSGNEQQTLAEIHIAKHRNGPTGTVELLFHKNTTTFKNMSDEQSVDKFYNNVSELEEF; encoded by the coding sequence ATGAAAATTGATACCCCATTAAAACCTGCTAAAGGTTTGACTTTTACTTCAATTGAATTACCAAATGCATATGAGGCAGAAAAAGCTTTGCTTTCTGCCTTATTTTTAGATAACTCTAAAATTGGTCAAGCATTAGAATATATAACTGATAAACATTTTTACGATAAAAGAAACGCGTTAATCTTTCAGACAATGCTCGTCTTGTATTCACAGGGTATAAGTTTTGATCATATAATTGTCGCCAACCATTTAGGCAAACAACTAGATACAATCGGTGGTATGGATTACTTGATTGAAATTACAGACTATCTTCCAAATATTTCCAATATAACACACTATGCAAAAATTATTTACCAAAAAAGTGTTTTAAGGGAATTGATTTTTGCTTCTCAAGAAATTGCTGATGTTGCCTATTCAGATGCATTAGATACAGAAGAAATATTAAATTTTGCAGAAAAAAAGATATTTAATATTTCAACAAAAAAAACAGAAAGCTACAAATCTCTAAATGATATAGGTGATGAAATAAAAGAATTAATACAAAATTTAAAACAAAGAAATACTGAAGTTACTGGCCTACCAACAGGTTTTATTGACATAGATAGAATGCTAAATGGTTTTCAAAGGGGTGACCTAATAATTCTTGCTGCAAGACCAAGTATGGGAAAGACTGCTTTTGCCGTTAATATTGCTATAAATATGGCTCAAAGAACAAACCTATCAATAGGCATCTTCAGTCTTGAAATGACCTACAGGCAAATAGCTTTGCGAATTTTGTCATCAATGAGCAATATAGAATTTTATAAAATAAAATCTGGTAATCTAAGTACAAGCGAATGGAACTTAATAGTAAAAACAATAGACAAAGCGCGCAAGCTTCGTATATATATAGATGATTCTTCACTTATAACAAGCCTTGATATTAGAACAAAAGCTAGAAAACTAAAAATAGAGCGCAATATTGATTTTCTAATTATAGATTACCTTCAGCTTATTGAAGGCCTAAAAAGAGAAAACCGCGTGCAGGAAGTATCAGAAATATCAAGGTCTTTGAAAATATTAGCTAAAGAGCTAAATATTCCTATTCTGGCATTATCCCAACTAAATAGAAGCGTAGAACAAAGGGACAATAAACGTCCAATGATGTCTGATTTGAGAGAATCTGGTTCTATTGAACAGGATGCGGATATTGTTATGTTTATATACAGGGATGATGTGTATAATAAAAAAAACTCTGGCAACGAACAACAAACCTTAGCCGAAATACATATTGCAAAACATAGAAATGGACCAACAGGTACAGTAGAGTTGCTTTTTCACAAAAATACCACTACATTTAAAAATATGAGTGATGAACAATCTGTAGATAAATTTTACAATAATGTAAGCGAGCTTGAAGAATTTTAA
- the rplI gene encoding 50S ribosomal protein L9, which translates to MRVVLLEDIENLGLAGDVLDVKDGYARNFLLPKKLALKATKENVKLIEEKRNSIIKRAQKRLQLEQAKKEQLDGLTIELKAKTGEGGKLFGSIGTNDIYTALKEKQIEIDKKSIRLEDPIKQIGEYEVTISLYRDIKAKIKVIVRSLDEN; encoded by the coding sequence ATGAGGGTTGTTTTACTTGAAGATATAGAAAATTTAGGTCTGGCAGGTGATGTTTTAGATGTTAAAGATGGTTATGCGCGCAATTTTTTATTACCTAAAAAACTCGCTTTAAAAGCTACAAAAGAAAATGTAAAACTAATAGAAGAAAAAAGAAACAGTATAATAAAAAGGGCACAAAAAAGACTACAATTAGAACAAGCAAAAAAAGAACAGCTTGATGGTTTAACCATTGAGCTAAAAGCAAAGACTGGTGAAGGTGGCAAGCTGTTTGGTTCAATTGGAACAAACGATATCTACACAGCATTAAAAGAAAAACAAATAGAGATTGATAAAAAAAGCATAAGGCTTGAAGATCCGATCAAACAAATAGGAGAATACGAAGTAACAATATCTCTTTATAGAGATATAAAAGCTAAGATAAAAGTTATCGTACGTAGTTTAGATGAAAATTGA
- the uvrA gene encoding excinuclease ABC subunit UvrA — MQDYIFIKGARQHNLKNIDIKIPKFKIVSFVGPSGSGKSTIVFDIVYAEGQRRYIESLSAYTRQFLEKLEKSDVDYITGLSPSISIDQKLSSNSRSTVGTTTEIYDYMRLIWANLAQYYCYNCGRKIEQQTPQAIINKISQLKGKKILIMRPIAINKKGEFSQEFNLLAKQGFVRIIADDIEYTLDDPPKLDKNKKHTIFLVVDRIVVDEDSKERIQQSVELALKNSKTVYVKDVQTNTIEVFSTEFSCPVCNINYSPKNAQSFSFNSPLGACPVCHGLGFVNKLSIDALVNENLSIKEGAIIPFSKPRYAKTQEYIIKKCIAFGIDVYMPFKDLTTQQKDFVYFGSGDFDGIISMVERFFESDTMFAIQNAYLHTSVVCDNCNGLRLNKESLSAKIEGKNIIEVTNLRIDETLDFFKNLEKKLDPTQKQIAKNPLNEIIKRLQFLVDLNLDYLSLSRSTATLSGGEAQRVKLATQIGTSLSGVTYCLDEPSIGLHPSETEKLIKILKELRDLGNTILMVEHNEFLIKNSDYIIDIGPKSGKYGGEICAEGSLNQILTNENSLTGKYLSGKLKIEIPPKRNFKDFLKLKNVNVHNIKKLNVDIPLGCLVGISGVSGSGKSSLIVDFLYKKLKEKINFQQTLNRKVFQETELNSNDNEFFDSSICSGDVENFQLIERIIAINQSPIGKTPRSNPATYTSVFTDIRELFANVTQAKVLGFNASRFSFNVSGGRCEKCKGEGYIKVEMQFLPDVYVLCEACGGKRYNDATLSIYYKDKNIADVLNMSIDEAYEFFDNIPKIKNKLGILKDIGLGYIKLGQNATTLSGGEAQRIKLAKELITPPNKKTLYLFDEPSRGLHPDDIKKLLHVINRLIDSGHSVIIIEHDLDILKCADYIIDMGIGGGDKGGQVVAKGTP, encoded by the coding sequence ATGCAAGATTATATATTTATTAAAGGTGCAAGACAACACAATTTAAAAAATATTGATATTAAAATTCCTAAATTTAAAATTGTAAGTTTTGTGGGTCCATCCGGCTCTGGTAAATCAACAATTGTTTTTGATATAGTCTACGCAGAAGGCCAGCGCAGATACATAGAGTCGCTATCCGCTTATACACGTCAATTTTTAGAAAAGCTAGAAAAAAGTGATGTTGACTACATAACTGGCTTATCGCCATCTATTAGCATAGATCAAAAACTTTCATCAAATAGCCGCTCCACTGTTGGTACAACAACAGAAATATACGATTACATGAGGCTTATATGGGCAAATCTTGCTCAGTATTATTGCTATAATTGTGGTCGCAAAATTGAACAGCAAACCCCTCAGGCCATTATCAACAAAATATCCCAATTAAAAGGAAAAAAGATACTTATAATGCGGCCTATAGCTATTAATAAAAAAGGCGAATTTAGTCAAGAATTTAATCTACTTGCAAAACAGGGCTTTGTAAGAATTATTGCTGATGATATTGAATATACGCTTGATGATCCACCAAAGTTAGACAAAAATAAAAAACACACAATCTTTTTGGTTGTGGATAGAATTGTTGTAGATGAAGACTCAAAAGAGCGCATTCAGCAATCTGTAGAACTTGCACTTAAAAATTCTAAAACTGTGTATGTAAAAGATGTGCAAACAAATACAATTGAAGTATTTTCAACCGAGTTTAGCTGTCCTGTTTGCAATATCAATTACTCGCCAAAAAATGCCCAGAGTTTTTCATTTAACTCTCCGCTTGGTGCCTGTCCGGTTTGCCATGGGCTGGGTTTTGTAAATAAACTAAGCATAGATGCTCTGGTAAATGAAAATTTATCCATAAAAGAAGGTGCTATAATTCCATTTTCTAAACCAAGATACGCTAAGACTCAAGAGTATATAATTAAAAAATGCATTGCTTTTGGCATAGATGTTTATATGCCATTTAAAGATTTAACAACTCAACAGAAAGATTTTGTTTATTTTGGCAGTGGTGATTTTGATGGAATAATATCAATGGTAGAGCGTTTTTTTGAATCAGACACAATGTTTGCAATACAAAACGCTTATTTGCATACAAGCGTTGTGTGTGACAATTGCAATGGATTGAGATTAAACAAAGAAAGTTTATCTGCCAAAATAGAAGGTAAAAATATTATAGAAGTTACAAACCTTCGCATTGATGAAACATTGGATTTCTTTAAAAATTTAGAAAAAAAGCTAGATCCAACACAAAAACAAATTGCAAAAAACCCACTTAATGAAATTATAAAAAGATTGCAGTTTCTTGTGGATTTGAATTTAGATTATTTATCGCTTTCAAGAAGCACAGCTACGCTATCTGGTGGAGAAGCTCAAAGGGTCAAACTTGCAACGCAGATAGGTACATCTTTAAGCGGTGTAACTTATTGTCTGGATGAACCATCAATTGGTTTGCACCCTTCAGAAACAGAAAAACTTATAAAAATTTTAAAAGAATTGCGTGATTTAGGAAACACAATTTTAATGGTAGAACACAACGAGTTTTTAATAAAAAATAGTGACTATATTATAGATATTGGACCTAAAAGCGGTAAATATGGTGGAGAAATATGTGCTGAAGGTTCACTAAATCAAATACTAACAAACGAAAATTCTCTCACAGGCAAATATTTATCTGGCAAATTAAAAATTGAAATACCTCCAAAAAGAAATTTTAAAGATTTTCTTAAATTAAAAAATGTTAATGTTCACAATATTAAAAAATTAAACGTTGATATACCACTTGGGTGTTTGGTTGGAATAAGTGGTGTTTCTGGAAGCGGCAAATCAAGTTTAATTGTTGATTTTCTCTATAAAAAATTAAAAGAAAAAATTAATTTTCAACAAACTTTAAATAGAAAAGTCTTTCAAGAAACAGAATTAAATTCAAACGATAATGAATTTTTTGATTCTTCAATTTGCTCTGGAGATGTTGAAAACTTTCAATTAATTGAACGCATCATTGCTATAAATCAATCACCAATAGGCAAAACACCAAGATCAAACCCAGCAACGTACACATCTGTTTTTACAGATATAAGAGAGTTGTTTGCAAACGTTACACAAGCAAAAGTATTGGGATTTAACGCTTCTCGCTTTAGTTTTAATGTTAGTGGAGGTAGATGTGAAAAATGCAAGGGAGAAGGATATATAAAAGTTGAAATGCAATTTTTACCTGATGTTTATGTATTATGTGAGGCTTGTGGTGGAAAAAGATATAACGATGCTACACTATCTATTTACTACAAAGATAAAAATATTGCTGATGTGCTTAATATGAGCATAGATGAAGCTTATGAGTTTTTTGATAACATACCAAAAATTAAAAATAAACTTGGAATTTTAAAAGACATAGGACTTGGTTATATAAAACTTGGCCAAAATGCAACAACACTATCTGGAGGAGAAGCCCAGCGCATAAAATTAGCAAAAGAACTAATAACGCCTCCTAACAAAAAAACTCTATACCTGTTTGATGAGCCCTCTAGAGGTCTTCATCCAGATGATATAAAAAAACTATTGCATGTAATAAATAGGCTTATAGATAGTGGTCACAGTGTAATTATAATAGAACATGATCTAGATATATTAAAATGTGCAGACTATATTATTGATATGGGTATAGGTGGTGGAGATAAAGGCGGACAGGTAGTTGCTAAAGGCACACCTG
- a CDS encoding single-stranded DNA-binding protein, with translation MSNLNRIFLMGNLTRDPELRYTPSNIGVVTFGLAVNSNIGKDADGNRKTETLFVDIIAFGKQAETIAQYCKKGTPLFVEGRLRLRTWEDKDGNKRSKHEVVLNAFQFIGGANNNVKDDIKLPEDDEDVPF, from the coding sequence GTGTCAAATTTGAATAGAATTTTTCTTATGGGCAACCTCACAAGAGATCCAGAATTGCGTTATACACCGTCAAATATTGGTGTTGTAACATTTGGACTTGCGGTTAACTCCAATATAGGGAAAGACGCTGATGGCAATAGAAAAACTGAAACATTATTTGTAGATATTATTGCTTTTGGCAAACAAGCAGAAACAATAGCCCAATACTGTAAAAAAGGTACGCCATTATTTGTTGAAGGGCGCTTGAGGCTACGCACATGGGAAGATAAAGACGGCAACAAACGCTCAAAACACGAGGTTGTGTTAAATGCTTTCCAGTTTATTGGTGGCGCAAATAATAACGTAAAAGATGATATTAAATTACCCGAAGATGATGAAGATGTACCATTTTAA
- the rpsR gene encoding 30S ribosomal protein S18, with the protein MENNDKNKRKRVFKFSKKKVCYFCINNIDEIDYKNTDVLSRFITERYKIVSRKASGVCAKHQRKLSTSIKRARIMALLPFTINTKLKS; encoded by the coding sequence ATGGAAAACAACGATAAAAACAAAAGAAAAAGAGTATTTAAATTTTCAAAGAAAAAGGTTTGCTACTTTTGTATCAATAATATTGATGAAATTGATTATAAAAATACTGATGTATTATCGAGATTTATTACAGAAAGATACAAAATTGTTTCAAGAAAAGCCAGTGGTGTGTGCGCAAAACATCAAAGAAAACTCAGCACTAGCATAAAGCGCGCAAGGATCATGGCATTATTGCCATTTACTATTAATACAAAGCTAAAAAGCTGA